A single window of Caloramator mitchellensis DNA harbors:
- the rpsL gene encoding 30S ribosomal protein S12, producing the protein MPTMNQLVRKGRERVEYKSKSPALKGCPQKRGVCTVVKTMTPKKPNSALRKIARVRLTNGIEVTAYIPGEGHNLQEHSVVLIRGGRVKDLPGVRYHIIRGALDAAGVNNRKQQRSKYGTKRPKK; encoded by the coding sequence ATGCCTACAATGAACCAGCTTGTAAGAAAGGGTAGAGAAAGAGTTGAATACAAGTCAAAGTCACCAGCTCTAAAGGGATGCCCTCAGAAGAGAGGAGTTTGCACAGTTGTTAAGACAATGACTCCTAAAAAGCCTAACTCAGCGTTAAGAAAAATCGCCAGAGTAAGACTTACAAATGGAATCGAAGTAACAGCTTACATCCCAGGTGAAGGCCACAACTTACAAGAACATAGCGTTGTTCTAATAAGAGGTGGTAGAGTTAAGGACCTCCCAGGTGTTAGATATCACATTATAAGAGGTGCCCTTGACGCTGCTGGTGTTAACAACAGAAAGCAACAAAGGTCAAAATACGGTACTAAGAGACCTAAGAAGTGA
- the rpsG gene encoding 30S ribosomal protein S7: MPRKGYVPKRDVLPDPIYNSKVVTKLINKVMWDGKKGVAQKVVYGAFDIIAEKTGKDPLEVFETAMNNVMPLLEVKARRIGGATYQVPVEVRPDRRQTLGIRWLVDAARKRGEKYMRLRLAGEIMDAANNTGSSVKKREDTHKMAEANRAFAHYRW; this comes from the coding sequence GTGCCAAGAAAGGGTTATGTTCCAAAAAGAGATGTATTACCGGACCCAATTTACAACAGCAAGGTTGTAACAAAGCTTATAAACAAAGTTATGTGGGACGGAAAAAAGGGTGTAGCACAAAAGGTTGTTTACGGTGCTTTTGATATAATTGCAGAAAAAACTGGTAAAGACCCATTAGAAGTTTTTGAAACTGCAATGAACAATGTTATGCCGCTTCTTGAAGTTAAAGCAAGAAGAATAGGTGGTGCAACATACCAAGTTCCAGTTGAAGTTAGGCCAGATAGAAGACAGACGCTTGGAATTAGATGGTTAGTTGATGCTGCAAGAAAAAGAGGAGAAAAGTATATGAGACTCAGACTTGCAGGGGAAATAATGGACGCAGCTAACAATACTGGTTCATCAGTTAAGAAAAGAGAAGATACTCATAAGATGGCCGAAGCTAACAGAGCGTTTGCTCATTATAGATGGTAA
- a CDS encoding ribosomal L7Ae/L30e/S12e/Gadd45 family protein has product MLTKLQGKKVVGAKQTIKTIKSGQAAIVYIAEDAEAKVTAPVIEVAKQHNVEIVFVETMKKLGALCGIDVGAATACILKEL; this is encoded by the coding sequence ATGTTAACAAAATTACAGGGCAAAAAAGTAGTTGGAGCAAAGCAGACAATAAAAACTATTAAATCAGGACAGGCAGCGATAGTTTATATTGCTGAAGATGCTGAGGCAAAGGTAACAGCACCGGTAATCGAAGTTGCTAAACAGCATAATGTTGAGATTGTGTTTGTTGAAACAATGAAAAAATTAGGTGCACTTTGCGGTATTGATGTAGGCGCTGCAACTGCATGTATTTTAAAGGAGTTATAA
- the rpoC gene encoding DNA-directed RNA polymerase subunit beta' has product MFELNNFDSMQIGLASPEKIREWSKGEVKKPETINYRTLKPEKDGLFCERIFGPVKDWECHCGKYKRVRYKGIVCDRCGVEVTKSKVRRERMGHIELAAPVSHIWYFKGIPSRMGLILDMSPRALEKVLYFASYIVIDPRETGLVKKQLLTEKEYREAVEKYGEGSFVAGMGAESIKELLRELDLEVLSRELRSELETSTGQKKVRIIRRLEVVEAFRKSGNRPEWMILDVLPVIPPDLRPMVQLDGGRFATSDLNDLYRRVINRNNRLKRLLDLGAPDIIVRNEKRMLQEAVDALIDNGRRGRPVTGPGNRPLKSLSDMLKGKQGRFRQNLLGKRVDYSGRSVIVVGPELKMYQCGLPKEMALELFKPFVMKRLVEKGIAHNIKNAKKMVERVNNQVWDILEEVIQDHPVMLNRAPTLHRLGIQAFQPVLVEGRAIKLHPLVCTAYNADFDGDQMAVHVPLSVEAQSEARFLMLAAHNILKPSDGKPVTVPTQDMVLGSYYLTIEKDGELGEGKYFSSPEEVLIAYNLKEVGLHAKINVRVTKKINGETVSKIVKTTPGKIIFNEAIPQDLGFVDRSNPDKVCDYEVDFLTDKKALSKIVERVYRKHGPTVASITLDRIKALGFHFSAIGAITISVSDMIIPEAKAKLLAEADSEVDNIQRLFRRGFISEEERYEKVIDTWTKATESVTDALMSNLDKFNPIFMMANSGARGSKNQIRQLCGMRGLMANPSGKIIELPIRSSFREGLNVLEFFISTHGARKGLADTALRTADSGYLTRRLVDVSQDTVVREEDCGTEEGSYVEEVREGNEVIEALKDRLIGRYTAEDVVNPETGELIVKRNEYITDDIYSKIEKAGITRVKIRTVFNCKTRYGVCAKCYGMNMATGEKVNIGEAVGIIAAQSIGEPGTQLTMRTFHTGGVAGADITQGLPRVEELFEARKPKGLAIISEKEGIVKVTEDRKRKIVTIIADDGEEKVYPIPYGSRLKVFDGQRIEAGAVLTEGSVNPHDLLRIKGDEAVRAYLLAEVQKVYRLQGVDINDKHLEIIVRQMLRKIKIEDSGDTDMLPGSLIDKFEFDEENEKAIKMGLRPATGKPALLGITKAALATDSFLSAASFQETTRVLTDAAIKGKIDPLVGLKENVIIGKLIPAGTGMTRYRSVELINEE; this is encoded by the coding sequence TTGTTTGAACTTAATAACTTTGATTCTATGCAAATTGGTCTTGCTTCTCCTGAAAAGATAAGAGAATGGTCCAAAGGAGAAGTTAAAAAACCAGAAACAATAAATTATAGAACTTTAAAACCAGAAAAGGATGGGCTTTTCTGTGAAAGAATTTTTGGACCAGTTAAGGATTGGGAGTGCCATTGCGGTAAATATAAGAGAGTCAGATATAAGGGCATAGTGTGCGATAGGTGTGGAGTAGAAGTAACAAAATCAAAGGTAAGACGTGAGAGAATGGGGCACATTGAGCTTGCTGCCCCTGTATCCCACATCTGGTATTTTAAAGGTATACCATCAAGAATGGGACTTATATTAGATATGTCCCCAAGAGCTCTTGAAAAGGTATTATACTTTGCTTCCTATATAGTTATTGATCCGCGTGAAACCGGACTTGTTAAAAAGCAACTTTTAACAGAAAAGGAATATAGAGAAGCTGTTGAAAAGTATGGTGAAGGTTCCTTTGTAGCAGGAATGGGTGCAGAATCAATAAAGGAACTGCTAAGGGAACTTGACCTTGAAGTTTTATCCAGGGAACTAAGGTCGGAGCTTGAAACAAGCACAGGTCAAAAGAAGGTTAGAATTATTAGAAGACTCGAAGTTGTTGAAGCGTTTAGAAAATCAGGTAACAGACCTGAATGGATGATCCTAGATGTGCTACCTGTCATACCACCTGATTTAAGACCTATGGTTCAACTTGATGGTGGCAGGTTTGCTACTTCCGACTTAAATGATTTATATAGAAGGGTTATCAATAGAAATAACAGATTAAAAAGGCTTCTTGATCTTGGAGCACCTGACATAATAGTTAGAAATGAAAAGAGAATGCTTCAAGAAGCTGTTGATGCTTTGATTGATAATGGTAGAAGGGGAAGACCAGTAACAGGACCTGGTAACAGACCACTAAAATCACTTTCAGATATGTTGAAGGGTAAGCAAGGAAGATTCCGTCAAAATCTTCTTGGAAAGCGTGTTGACTATTCAGGACGTTCTGTTATCGTAGTAGGTCCAGAATTAAAGATGTATCAATGTGGTCTTCCAAAGGAAATGGCCTTAGAACTTTTCAAACCATTTGTAATGAAGAGATTAGTTGAAAAGGGAATAGCTCACAATATAAAAAATGCAAAAAAGATGGTTGAAAGAGTTAATAATCAGGTATGGGATATACTTGAAGAGGTAATTCAAGACCATCCTGTGATGCTCAACCGTGCCCCCACATTGCATAGACTTGGAATTCAGGCTTTCCAACCTGTATTAGTAGAAGGAAGGGCAATTAAGCTTCATCCTCTTGTGTGCACAGCATATAATGCAGACTTCGACGGCGACCAGATGGCAGTTCACGTGCCACTATCTGTTGAAGCTCAGTCAGAAGCTAGATTTTTAATGCTTGCAGCTCACAATATTCTTAAGCCATCGGATGGAAAACCTGTAACTGTTCCAACACAGGACATGGTGTTAGGTTCCTACTACTTAACTATCGAAAAGGATGGAGAACTTGGAGAAGGTAAATATTTCTCTTCGCCAGAAGAAGTTCTGATAGCATATAATCTAAAGGAAGTTGGATTGCATGCAAAGATTAATGTTAGAGTTACAAAGAAAATAAACGGGGAAACAGTTTCAAAAATAGTTAAAACAACACCTGGGAAAATAATATTCAACGAAGCAATCCCTCAGGATTTAGGATTTGTTGATAGAAGCAATCCTGATAAGGTTTGCGATTATGAAGTGGATTTCTTAACAGACAAGAAAGCCCTAAGCAAGATTGTTGAAAGAGTATACAGAAAGCACGGACCCACAGTAGCATCAATAACTCTTGATAGAATAAAGGCTTTAGGTTTCCACTTCTCAGCAATCGGTGCAATCACAATTTCTGTTTCGGATATGATTATTCCAGAAGCTAAGGCAAAATTACTTGCTGAGGCTGATTCAGAAGTTGATAATATTCAAAGATTGTTCAGAAGAGGCTTCATTTCCGAGGAAGAAAGGTATGAAAAGGTTATCGATACCTGGACAAAGGCAACAGAAAGCGTTACTGACGCTCTAATGAGCAACCTTGATAAGTTTAATCCTATATTCATGATGGCTAATTCAGGGGCGAGAGGTTCTAAGAACCAGATAAGACAGCTTTGTGGTATGAGAGGTCTTATGGCAAACCCATCAGGTAAGATTATAGAGCTACCAATTAGGTCATCATTCCGTGAAGGACTTAACGTTCTCGAATTCTTTATATCGACGCACGGCGCAAGAAAGGGTCTTGCGGATACTGCTCTTAGAACTGCTGACTCAGGATACTTAACAAGAAGACTTGTTGACGTTTCACAGGATACAGTTGTAAGAGAAGAAGATTGCGGAACTGAGGAAGGTTCATATGTTGAAGAAGTCAGAGAAGGCAATGAAGTAATTGAGGCATTAAAGGATAGACTTATAGGAAGATATACTGCAGAAGATGTTGTTAATCCTGAAACAGGGGAACTGATTGTTAAGAGAAATGAATATATAACAGATGATATTTATTCAAAGATTGAAAAGGCAGGAATTACAAGAGTTAAGATAAGAACAGTATTTAATTGTAAAACACGTTATGGTGTTTGTGCTAAGTGCTACGGAATGAATATGGCAACTGGGGAAAAAGTAAATATTGGTGAAGCTGTAGGTATTATTGCAGCACAATCAATCGGTGAGCCTGGAACACAGCTTACAATGAGAACGTTCCATACTGGTGGAGTTGCTGGAGCCGATATAACTCAAGGTCTTCCAAGAGTTGAAGAATTATTCGAAGCAAGAAAACCAAAGGGACTTGCAATCATAAGCGAAAAGGAAGGCATTGTCAAAGTGACTGAAGACAGAAAGAGAAAGATTGTAACTATTATCGCTGATGATGGCGAAGAAAAGGTATATCCTATTCCTTATGGTTCAAGGCTTAAGGTATTTGATGGACAAAGAATTGAGGCTGGAGCAGTTCTAACTGAAGGTTCAGTTAATCCGCATGACTTGTTGAGAATCAAAGGTGATGAAGCAGTTAGAGCATATCTGTTAGCTGAAGTTCAAAAGGTTTATAGATTGCAGGGTGTTGATATTAACGATAAACATCTTGAAATTATCGTAAGACAGATGTTAAGAAAGATTAAGATAGAAGATTCTGGCGACACTGATATGCTACCAGGAAGCTTGATTGATAAATTTGAATTTGACGAAGAAAATGAAAAGGCTATTAAAATGGGTCTAAGACCTGCAACTGGAAAGCCAGCGCTTCTTGGTATAACAAAAGCTGCACTTGCAACGGATTCATTCCTGTCAGCAGCTTCATTCCAGGAAACTACAAGAGTTCTTACAGATGCAGCAATTAAAGGCAAGATTGACCCGCTTGTAGGATTAAAGGAAAACGTAATAATAGGAAAACTCATTCCAGCTGGAACAGGTATGACAAGATACAGAAGTGTTGAGCTAATAAATGAAGAATAA